From Candidatus Eremiobacterota bacterium, a single genomic window includes:
- the modB gene encoding molybdate ABC transporter permease subunit, whose amino-acid sequence MSTFGPACSLHHFGAEKVAHRARRSGASHASVRQLRARRRARTCSARGGGGRQARRHRLRGGVAARGVRRRGARVHQAHRLSGALQLRRLRHAGDAAPARRAGRRVRLRQCGADDARRRPRRSAAHAGPQPAGRRRAEERRPRRRARRPGETGREGRARREHGSGRRVRAHRAGEPCEGSWLRRRFREPRQCQRRQRGDRRQSGRDEDRPRRGRRRRHLRHRRHAGACAESAHAAVPARRRAGGALSDRGGEERSERRRRARVRRLHDLAGRTRVSEGTRLRGMIRAAVAIAAALFVLFIAVPLAALYLHLAPARFATMIASPSALAALRISLVTTCCSLTLTLLLGTPLAYVLARGRFAGRGVLDAIVDLPIVVPPAVAGLALLFVFGRAGLAAPALDALHVRLAFTTAAVVLAQLFVGAPFYVRAARAGFAAVERVYEEASATLGMGPLRTFARVTVPLALPALAGGAVLAWARALGEFGATIMFAGNLPGVTQTLPLAVYLGLESGDVDLAATLAVVLVTVALAVVAAVRALERRAP is encoded by the coding sequence ATGTCGACTTTCGGCCCAGCCTGCAGCCTTCACCATTTCGGCGCCGAAAAGGTCGCGCACCGCGCGCGCCGTAGCGGTGCGAGTCATGCTTCGGTTCGTCAGCTTCGCGCTCGCCGCCGCGCTCGCACTTGCTCCGCTCGCGGCGGCGGCGGACGACAAGCCCGTCGTCACCGTCTTCGCGGCGGCGTCGCTGCGCGAGGCGTTCGACGCCGCGGCGCCCGCGTTCACCAAGCGCACCGGCTATCCGGTGCGCTTCAGCTACGGCGGCTCCGACACGCTGGCGACGCAGCTCCAGCAAGGCGCGCCGGCCGACGTGTTCGTCTCCGCCAATGCGGCGCAGATGACGCGCGTCGCCGACCTCGTCGTAGCGCCGCGCACGCTGGCCCGCAACCGGCTGGTCGTCGTCGCGCCGAAGAACGACGACCGCGTCGCCGCGCTCGCCGACCTGGCGAAACCGGGCGTGAAGGTCGTGCTCGCCGCGAGCACGGTTCCGGTCGGCGCGTACGCGCGCACCGCGCTGGCGAACCTTGCGAAGGATCCTGGTTACGGCGCCGATTTCGCGAGCCGCGTCAATGCCAACGTCGTCAGCGAGGAGACCGACGTCAAAGCGGTCGCGACGAAGATCGGCCTCGGCGAGGCCGACGCAGGCGTCATCTACGTCACCGACGTCACGCCGGCGCTTGCGCCGAAAGTGCGCATGCTGCGGTTCCCGCCCGGCGTCGCGCCGGAGGCGCTCTATCCGATCGCGGTGGTGAAGAGCGCTCCGAACGCCGCCGGCGCGCGCGCGTTCGCCGACTTCATGACCTCGCCGGCCGGACTCGCGTTTCTGAAGGCACGCGGCTTCGAGGAATGATTCGCGCCGCGGTCGCGATCGCCGCGGCGCTCTTCGTCTTGTTCATCGCCGTCCCGCTGGCGGCGCTGTACCTGCATCTCGCGCCGGCTCGCTTCGCAACGATGATCGCATCGCCCAGCGCGCTGGCGGCCCTGCGCATCTCGCTCGTCACGACGTGCTGCTCGCTCACGCTCACGCTGCTGCTCGGCACGCCGCTCGCGTACGTCCTCGCGCGCGGGCGCTTTGCAGGACGGGGCGTGCTCGACGCGATCGTCGATCTGCCGATCGTCGTCCCGCCGGCGGTCGCCGGGCTGGCGCTGCTGTTCGTCTTCGGCCGCGCGGGGCTCGCCGCGCCGGCGCTCGACGCGCTGCACGTGCGCCTCGCGTTCACCACCGCGGCGGTCGTGCTGGCGCAGCTCTTCGTCGGCGCGCCGTTCTACGTCCGCGCGGCGCGCGCCGGGTTCGCCGCGGTCGAGCGCGTCTACGAGGAAGCCTCGGCGACGCTGGGGATGGGCCCGCTGCGGACCTTTGCGCGCGTCACGGTGCCGCTGGCGCTCCCCGCGCTCGCCGGCGGCGCGGTGCTGGCCTGGGCGCGCGCGCTCGGCGAGTTCGGCGCGACGATCATGTTCGCCGGCAACCTGCCCGGCGTGACGCAGACGCTCCCGCTCGCGGTCTACCTGGGCCTGGAGAGCGGCGACGTCGACCTCGCCGCGACGCTCGCAGTGGTGCTGGTGACCGTCGCGCTCGCGGTGGTCGCCGCCGTCCGTGCCTTGGAGCGGCGGGCCCCGTGA
- a CDS encoding molybdenum ABC transporter ATP-binding protein, with translation MIELAARKQLREFALEVELAFGRGVTVLAGPSGAGKSPLLRIVA, from the coding sequence GTGATCGAGCTCGCCGCCCGCAAGCAGCTGCGCGAGTTCGCGCTCGAGGTCGAGCTGGCGTTCGGGCGGGGCGTCACCGTGCTGGCCGGGCCGAGCGGGGCGGGGAAATCGCCCCTGCTGCGAATCGTCGC
- a CDS encoding YafY family transcriptional regulator translates to MKASRLLSMLLLLQSAERRTAGELAEALEVSERTVHRDVEALSAAGVPVYAERGVYGGIALAAGYRRALTQFGEDEIRALFISGSNPLVDLGLGVERERALEKLSGALSDVQRKAAAKSRGRIHLDQRRWNQAAQPQEHLAVLRRAVWDDRRVVLRYRDRERKATERIVDPLGLVAKAGIWYLVARIDGGEYRTFRAERIAGVEPTDEPFARPDGFDLDAFWRTWTTTVEEKSPRFAVVLAVRRDALDTVTGYWETHVLGDADDGATVTVRVIFPGQDAALHTLIAWGGDVRIVEPPELRAEIVARARAVLAHHRAKA, encoded by the coding sequence ATGAAGGCGAGCCGACTGCTTTCGATGCTGTTGCTGCTGCAGTCCGCCGAGCGCCGGACGGCCGGCGAGTTGGCCGAGGCGCTCGAAGTTTCGGAACGGACCGTCCACCGCGACGTCGAGGCGCTGAGCGCGGCGGGCGTGCCCGTGTACGCCGAGCGCGGCGTGTACGGCGGGATCGCGCTGGCGGCCGGTTACCGCCGGGCGCTCACCCAGTTCGGCGAGGACGAGATTCGCGCGCTGTTCATCTCGGGTTCGAACCCGCTGGTCGACCTCGGGCTCGGCGTCGAGCGCGAGCGCGCGCTCGAGAAATTGTCCGGCGCGCTGAGCGACGTGCAGCGCAAGGCGGCGGCGAAGTCGCGCGGCCGCATTCATTTGGATCAGCGGCGCTGGAACCAAGCAGCGCAGCCGCAGGAGCATTTGGCGGTGCTGCGGCGCGCGGTGTGGGACGACCGGCGCGTGGTGTTGCGCTACCGCGACCGCGAGCGCAAGGCGACGGAACGCATCGTCGACCCGCTGGGGCTCGTTGCGAAGGCGGGGATCTGGTATCTGGTCGCGCGCATCGACGGCGGCGAGTACCGCACCTTTCGCGCCGAGCGGATCGCCGGCGTGGAGCCGACCGACGAACCGTTCGCGCGGCCGGACGGCTTCGACCTCGACGCGTTCTGGCGCACGTGGACGACCACCGTCGAAGAGAAATCGCCGCGTTTCGCGGTCGTGCTCGCGGTGCGCCGCGACGCGCTCGACACGGTCACCGGGTATTGGGAAACGCACGTGCTCGGCGACGCGGACGACGGCGCGACGGTCACGGTGCGCGTGATCTTTCCCGGCCAGGACGCGGCTTTGCACACCCTGATCGCGTGGGGCGGCGACGTGCGCATCGTCGAACCGCCCGAGCTTCGCGCGGAGATCGTGGCGCGCGCCCGCGCGGTTCTGGCGCATCACCGCGCGAAGGCCTAG